The following are from one region of the Tachysurus fulvidraco isolate hzauxx_2018 chromosome 15, HZAU_PFXX_2.0, whole genome shotgun sequence genome:
- the si:dkey-16l2.17 gene encoding serine protease 27, whose product MELLIVVLGSGVWFIPTRHAQECGRPLVGTRIVGGSEARDGAWPWQVDIQTITGGHVCGGSVISRDWVLSAAHCFPDPSDVSSYHLYMGRYQLNGANQFETMREVKRVVVAQGYSTPQEGNDVALVELSSPLNWTSYIQPVCLPNANFLFNVGTMCYVTGWGNTQEGVSLSGAGTLREVGVPIIDQVACNSMYHMDTSNSDTLSILADMICAGYQEGGKDSCQGDSGGPLVCSMGNGTWIQAGVVSFGLGCAQKNRPGVYARVSSFVGLIRSTVPDVQLLDHACNLAAHGVVVLSVALTAVMLCR is encoded by the exons ATGGAGCTGCTGATCGTGGTGCTGGGCTCAG GTGTGTGGTTCATCCCAACACGTCACGCTCAAG AATGTGGAAGGCCTCTTGTAGGAACTCGCATCGTAGGAGGAAGCGAGGCAAGAGACGGGGCATGGCCGTGGCAAGTAGACATCCAGACTATAACGGGCGGCCATGTTTGTGGAGGATCCGTCATCTCCAGAGACTGGGTTCTGTCTGCAGCACATTGTTTTCCTGA CCCGTCAGATGTCTCCTCATATCATCTGTACATGGGTCGCTATCAGCTCAATGGCGCTAACCAGTTTGAGACGATGAGAGAAGTGAAGCGGGTGGTGGTGGCACAAGGGTACTCAACCCCTCAGGAGGGCAATGATGTGGCACTCGTAGAGCTGAGCTCACCGCTCAACTGGACGTCCTACATTCAGCCCGTGTGTCTGCCGAACGCCAACTTCCTGTTCAACGTTGGAACCATGTGCTACGTCACAGGCTGGGGGAACACGCAGGAAGGAG TCTCGCTGTCTGGAGCCGGGACGCTACGGGAAGTTGGAGTGCCCATTATTGACCAAGTAGCCTGCAACTCCATGTACCACATGGACACGTCTAACTCGGACACGCTGTCCATCCTAGCAGACATGATCTGTGCTGGATACCAGGAGGGAGGCAAGGACTCCTGTCAG GGGGACTCCGGCGGACCCCTCGTCTGTTCCATGGGGAATGGCACATGGATCCAGGCCGGTGTTGTGAGTTTTGGACTGGGATGCGCTCAGAAGAACAGGCCCGGCGTGTACGCCAGAGTGTCGAGCTTCGTGGGCCTGATCCGCTCCACGGTGCCGGACGTCCAGCTGCTGGATCACGCCTGTAACCTTGCAGCTCATGGCGTCGTGGTGCTCAGTGTAGCTCTCACAGCAGTGATGTTGTGTAGGtag
- the LOC113635361 gene encoding uncharacterized protein LOC113635361 produces MGNSHPGASRRSEEKISSRCGAAGASTMDTTPDQGQKCFKDILDLVLHLSDEEWKAVSRDMEKEVTRLDFASGCTKIVTTVSSAVVGHLLTALSESFGIEAILEANDKLKSNWRKRSASDVSARRSPTEASDVICDLSQRIVTEIKGAMLEAIQSTASQRASSPAGDPISQLDDLSIACTNEICEKILALYQSEVHVIPEGEKTPETSLKSHQEVHGVMKGLEEVVSISRSSSWVTVSSTSDSISTMPEVMTPDFASSAPQAERPLIEQLMSKASQAIVEVLLKTEQKLAASMLPQTSVPASSEADLKFLKELFKSTAMEILQKLFFILVQSLREHLSGASSSNADQSGPEDEQKFLSVAQMLHTDILKKVFTFICDRLQAISEQSRSPMDVCPLSEDTTKVETDILLKTLSSHIPTDLTSAKSLGSTTASSPRESVDLDEVASDIVNKLIGEAAVNIRITATKNLPAAQLSDADAHSSSSSKSSSGISSELQSLSGLEDQKHVQQFTDAETNPSVQNSPYVSQHFFSVVRDRLKAYFTTFSEDAADDKGEDEDPILPISEDGSVHELTKPDFHTENPRPNSPERWAGSSPTSPRPSPAASTLKLLQPEKQTEEEPKRIPKEKKIL; encoded by the exons ATGGGAAATTCACACCCAGGTGCTTCAAGG AGGAGTGAGGAGAAGATAAGTAGCAGATGTGGAGCTGCTGGAGCGTCCACTATGGACACAACACCTGACCAGGGACAGAAGTGTTTCAAGGACATTTTGGACCTCGTTCTTCATCTGAGTGATGA GGAATGGAAAGCCGTTAGCAGGGACATGGAGAAGGAG GTCACAAGGTTGGATTTTGCATCTGGTTGCACTAAAATCGTAACCACGGTGTCGTCTGCTGTCGTCGGCCATTTACTCACAGCTCTCAGTGAAAGCTTTGGTATCGAAGCGATTCTTGAGGCAAACGACAAACTGAAGTCGAACTGGAGGAAGCGCTCTGCCTCGGACGTCTCGGCTCGAAG ATCTCCTACAGAGGCGTCTGATGTCATCTGTGATCTCTCTCAGAGAATCGTCACAGAAATTAAAGGTGCGATGCTGGAGGCAATCCAGAGTACGGCATCACAGAGGGCTTCATCACCTGCAGGAGATCCAATCTCGCAGCTAGATGATCTCAGCATTGCATGTACTAATGAAATCTGTGAAAAGATCTTGGCCCTGTATCAATCTGAAGTACATGTGATACCTGAAGGAGAGAAAACACCAGAAACATCTCTAAAGTCCCACCAGGAGGTCCATGGGGTAATGAAGGGCTTGGAAGAAGTCGTCTCCATCAGCAGGTCGTCTTCATGGGTTACGGTATCCTCAACCTCTGACTCAATCTCTACCATGCCTGAAGTGATGACACCTGACTTTGCTTCATCAGCTCCTCAGGCTGAGAGACCTTTGATTGAGCAGTTAATGAGCAAAGCCTCACAAGCAATCGTTGAAGTTCTTCTGAAAACAGAGCAAAAGCTTGCCGCCTCAATGTTACCCCAAACTTCCGTCCCCGCCTCCAGTGAGGCAGATCTGAAATTCCTGAAGGAGCTGTTCAAGAGTACAGCCATGGAAATTCtgcagaaattattttttatactaGTACAGTCACTGCGTGAACATTTGTCAGGTGCGAGCAGCAGCAATGCTGACCAATCTGGACCAGAAGATGAGCAGAAGTTCCTCTCTGTTGCTCAGATGCTCCACACAGACATCCTCAAGAAGGTGTTTACATTCATCTGTGACCGGCTGCAAGCCATTTCAGAGCAAAGCAGGTCACCCATGGATGTCTGCCCACTAAGCGAGGACACCACTAAGGTGGAGACAGATATCCTGTTGAAGACTTTATCTTCACACATTCCTACAGATTTAACCAGTGCAAAAAGCCTGGGGTCCACTACAGCGTCATCACCGAGGGAGTCAGTCGATCTGGATGAAGTTGCCTCTGATATTGTAAACAAGTTGATTGGAGAAGCTGCAGTGAACATCAGAATAACCGCAACGAAAAACCTACCAGCAGCTCAGTTGAGTGACGCTGACGCTCACTCGTCTTCCTCCTCAAAGAGCTCCTCGGGCATTTCCTCGGAACTCCAAAGTCTTTCTGGACTTGAAGATCAAAAGCATGTGCAGCAGTTTACAGATGCAGAGACGAATCCTTCAGTCCAGAACAGTCCATACGTTTCTCAGCATTTTTTCTCTGTTGTGCGAGATCGCTTGAAGGCTTACTTTACAACCTTCTCTGAAGATGCTGCTGATGATAAAGGAGAAGATGAGGATCCGATCCTTCCCATCAGTGAGGACGGCTCGGTTCACGAGCTAACGAAGCCGGAT TTTCACACAGAGAATCCAAGGCCTAACAGTCCAGAACGCTGGGCAGGATCTTCTCCAACATCTCCAAGACCTTCACCAGCTGCTTCGACCCTGAAACTGCTCCAACCAGAGAAGCAAACAGAAGAAGAGCCCAAAAGAAtcccaaaagaaaagaaaatactcTAA